The following are encoded in a window of Arctopsyche grandis isolate Sample6627 chromosome 2, ASM5162203v2, whole genome shotgun sequence genomic DNA:
- the LOC143922741 gene encoding phytanoyl-CoA dioxygenase domain-containing protein 1-like, protein MKYNNFVHTRGNKMGKHIEEQMEEDGVVVLEGFFTPEEADELKKAGEELERNKPENENGIFTAVETNGDEISTDKKTQNRDMYFLESSDKIRYFLETENNDGKPRLNKVGHALHWHHPLFKFYTFSNRVKKTCLALGMKDPSVVQSMYIYKSAHSGGEVKPHQDATYLLTEPETAIGFWIALDDATIDNGCLWVAKGSHKSGVHRRFLRNPDNKSDEFLIYDRPLPMYPSSNFMPLPISKGDCILLHGRLVHRSNANKSDKDRPAYTFHVVEKTAKYCEDNWLQEGSEAPFVSLYVTHQMQ, encoded by the exons atGGAAGAAGATGGAGTTGTCGTGCTAGAAGGATTCTTTACTCCCGAAGAAGCCGATGAACTCAAAAAAGCCGGCGAAGAATTGGAAAGAAACAAACCAGAGAATGAGAATGGAATTTTTACAGCGGTGGAGACAAATGGCGATGAGATTTCCACTGATAAAAAGACTCAG AATCGAGACATGTATTTTTTGGAGAGTAGCGAcaaaataagatattttttggaaactgaaaataatgacgGAAAGCCTAGACTGAATAAG GTAGGACACGCACTCCACTGGCACCATCCATTGTTCAAATTCTACACATTCAGCAACAGAGTTAAGAAAACGTGTTTAGCTTTGGGTATGAAAGATCCTTCCGTCGTTCAAAGCATGTATATTTACAAATCGGCGCATTCAGGAGGCGAAG TGAAGCCTCATCAAGATGCCACATATTTGTTGACGGAGCCGGAGACAGCCATCGGCTTTTGGATCGCCTTAGACGATGCAACCATCGATAACGGATGTCTTTGGGTTGCCAAAGGCTCTCACAAATCTGGAGTACACAGAAGATTTTTAAGAAATCCTGATAACAAGTCTGATGAATTCCTTATATATGACAGACCATTGCCGATGTATCCCTCGTCTAATTTCATGCCATTGCCCATATCTAAGG GTGACTGTATATTGTTGCACGGAAGACTCGTGCACCGTAGCAATGCAAACAAGTCTGATAAGGATCGACCTGCCTATACCTTCCATGTCGTTGAGAAGACTGCCAAATATTGCGAGGACAATTGGTTGCAAGAGGGTTCTGAAGCACCATTTGTCTCCCTATATGTAACCCACCaaatgcaataa